In Vibrio gallicus, a single window of DNA contains:
- a CDS encoding NYN domain-containing protein, translating to MPNVAVFVDVQNVYYTTRDAFGKHFDYNAFWRTVSQQGDITVANAYAIASSNPKQRQFHHILRGIGFYVKLKPFTQRSDGSAKGDWDVGITIDIIETAMRDDIDKVVLVSGDGDFDVLASRVIEGYGKQFEVFSVKSLTANSLIEAASSHYSIESNLLL from the coding sequence ATGCCCAATGTTGCCGTATTTGTTGATGTGCAAAATGTTTATTACACCACTCGCGATGCCTTTGGTAAGCACTTTGATTACAATGCTTTCTGGCGCACAGTGTCACAGCAGGGTGATATAACTGTTGCCAACGCGTATGCGATTGCAAGTAGCAACCCTAAACAGCGTCAGTTTCATCATATCCTGCGAGGAATTGGGTTTTACGTAAAGCTAAAGCCCTTTACTCAACGCTCTGATGGCAGCGCAAAAGGGGATTGGGATGTAGGAATCACGATAGATATCATTGAAACAGCGATGCGTGATGATATCGACAAGGTAGTGCTGGTTTCCGGAGATGGCGACTTTGATGTATTAGCTTCACGGGTTATAGAAGGCTATGGCAAACAGTTTGAGGTCTTTTCAGTGAAGTCATTAACTGCCAATTCGTTGATTGAGGCGGCATCGAGTCACTATTCAATAGAAAGTAACCTACTGCTGTAA
- a CDS encoding threonine aldolase family protein, translated as MSNKLRQQCEFVIPGNKDQTPAEHFAEMAKWCEQNQVAYDVYGEGQVVQDLEQKVADLLDYEAGLFVMTGTMTQTTALQLVARQKRNPLVAMHSSSHVYLRERQGYQLQQRFNVLPLGNAYQPWKVEDLQAWPDEIAAALYELPMREIGGQLPSWEELDKIKQYCAEQDIHLHLDGARLWETAAYYQKEYSEICNGFGSAYVSLYKGVGGLGGAILLGSKQFIDLAAMWMKRQGGDIYHRTPYVVSAAMQFDQRLAVMPALFERTKQVYELLKAFPKLAANPSSPQANMLHLILPFNQQKAFEVQKYLATEKGIWIGNPQVSYHPNQSHIEWYIGDNLLNLDDEQLKQVFSVFESYA; from the coding sequence ATGAGCAATAAATTAAGACAGCAATGTGAGTTTGTTATCCCGGGTAACAAAGACCAAACGCCAGCAGAGCACTTTGCTGAGATGGCAAAGTGGTGTGAGCAAAATCAGGTAGCCTATGATGTGTATGGCGAAGGACAAGTCGTGCAAGACCTAGAGCAAAAGGTGGCCGACCTTTTAGATTATGAAGCCGGCTTGTTTGTGATGACTGGGACTATGACTCAGACCACTGCATTACAACTTGTTGCACGACAAAAGCGAAACCCTTTAGTCGCAATGCATTCCTCAAGCCATGTCTATCTGCGTGAACGTCAAGGCTATCAATTGCAGCAGCGTTTTAATGTATTACCCCTGGGCAATGCCTACCAGCCGTGGAAGGTTGAAGATTTACAGGCGTGGCCTGATGAAATCGCAGCCGCACTGTATGAGCTTCCAATGCGAGAAATCGGTGGCCAATTACCGAGTTGGGAAGAGCTCGATAAGATTAAACAATACTGCGCTGAGCAAGATATCCATCTTCACCTTGATGGTGCGCGCTTATGGGAAACCGCGGCGTATTATCAAAAAGAGTATTCTGAGATCTGCAACGGCTTTGGTAGCGCCTATGTCTCACTGTATAAGGGCGTTGGTGGCCTTGGTGGCGCAATCTTGTTAGGCTCGAAGCAATTCATCGACCTTGCTGCGATGTGGATGAAGCGTCAAGGCGGTGATATCTATCATCGAACCCCATATGTGGTATCTGCGGCAATGCAATTTGACCAAAGATTGGCAGTAATGCCTGCGCTCTTTGAGCGAACCAAACAGGTTTACGAGTTGTTAAAGGCGTTTCCAAAGCTGGCGGCAAATCCAAGCTCACCACAAGCTAATATGCTGCACTTGATCTTGCCATTCAATCAACAAAAGGCGTTTGAGGTGCAGAAGTATCTCGCCACCGAGAAGGGCATTTGGATAGGTAATCCTCAGGTTTCGTATCACCCGAATCAATCCCATATCGAATGGTATATAGGTGATAACCTACTTAATCTCGACGATGAACAACTTAAGCAAGTGTTTAGCGTTTTTGAATCTTACGCTTAA
- a CDS encoding VOC family protein produces the protein MPHSIQQSIGNIALVVEDYDDAIAFYTQKLSFSLVEDTDLGGGKRWVQVSPPNSNGTNLLLAQASNAQQKQAVGNQSGGRVFLFLQTNDFWRDYHSMLENGVIFHEQPRTEEYGIVAVFEDLCGNKWDLLQLSSSANS, from the coding sequence ATGCCCCATTCAATCCAACAAAGCATAGGCAACATAGCGCTAGTTGTGGAAGACTACGATGACGCCATCGCATTTTATACTCAAAAGCTGTCGTTTTCACTGGTTGAAGATACAGATTTAGGTGGCGGTAAACGCTGGGTTCAGGTCTCCCCGCCCAACTCAAATGGCACCAACCTGTTGCTTGCTCAAGCAAGCAATGCCCAACAGAAACAAGCCGTTGGCAATCAAAGCGGCGGACGGGTTTTCTTATTTTTACAGACCAATGATTTTTGGCGAGACTATCATTCTATGTTAGAAAATGGGGTGATTTTCCATGAACAGCCACGCACCGAAGAATATGGCATTGTGGCAGTATTTGAAGATTTGTGCGGCAATAAGTGGGATTTGCTACAACTCAGTAGCTCAGCAAATTCATAA
- a CDS encoding 4Fe-4S binding protein gives MGKRKMFTFGGSPVPQPQKTVPKAPRPPYALEESMFARLCDGCGDCVSACPSQIIELVNGVATLDISYSACDLCGKCQSACHTLALANSSPRTGLIATISNSCDNLYGYCANCEESCDFGALQWHDDLKPNINADKCIGCGQCAQSCYTSMISFALR, from the coding sequence ATGGGTAAGCGAAAAATGTTTACCTTTGGTGGTAGCCCAGTTCCACAACCACAAAAGACAGTACCGAAAGCTCCTAGGCCACCTTATGCGTTAGAAGAGTCGATGTTTGCACGTTTATGTGACGGTTGTGGAGATTGTGTCAGCGCTTGTCCAAGCCAAATTATTGAATTGGTCAATGGCGTTGCAACTTTAGATATCAGCTATTCTGCCTGTGACTTGTGTGGCAAGTGTCAATCTGCTTGCCACACCCTCGCTCTCGCCAATTCTTCACCTAGAACAGGATTGATTGCCACTATTTCTAACAGCTGTGACAACCTGTATGGCTATTGCGCTAATTGTGAAGAGAGTTGTGATTTTGGTGCATTGCAATGGCACGATGATCTTAAACCGAATATCAATGCCGATAAATGTATCGGTTGCGGGCAATGTGCGCAAAGTTGTTATACCAGTATGATAAGTTTTGCTTTGCGGTAA
- a CDS encoding TorD/DmsD family molecular chaperone, giving the protein MNQLDNGDLSVLAKLFGALFYYPPKDYAAANLSELLSSVDTSLPQLNVMLESFTTANEQELQLEHDRLFSGIGEMPAAPWGSVYLDKEQVVFGTSTINYRDFLTRCGFELQSQQKEPEDQVGLMLMVLGMLIESQQDELATELLEVHLMTWFNNFNQRFKIEAKMKPYLLLSDLSDVLLQTLCQQYQIVSTNK; this is encoded by the coding sequence ATGAATCAATTAGATAACGGCGATCTTAGCGTATTGGCTAAGCTATTCGGTGCGTTGTTTTACTATCCGCCGAAGGACTACGCAGCGGCAAACTTGAGTGAATTGCTAAGCAGTGTAGATACCTCGCTTCCTCAGCTTAATGTAATGCTTGAGAGCTTTACCACGGCTAATGAACAAGAACTTCAGCTAGAACATGACCGTCTATTCTCAGGCATTGGTGAGATGCCAGCAGCACCGTGGGGCTCAGTCTATCTGGATAAGGAGCAAGTTGTTTTTGGTACATCGACCATCAATTATCGTGATTTTTTAACTCGTTGCGGATTTGAGTTGCAGTCACAGCAAAAAGAGCCAGAAGATCAGGTGGGCTTAATGCTGATGGTACTTGGCATGTTGATCGAGTCGCAGCAAGATGAACTAGCAACTGAGTTACTAGAGGTGCATCTAATGACTTGGTTTAACAACTTTAATCAACGCTTTAAAATTGAAGCAAAGATGAAGCCATATTTGCTGTTGTCAGATCTAAGTGACGTTTTGTTGCAAACACTTTGCCAGCAGTACCAGATCGTTAGTACGAACAAGTAG